In Pongo pygmaeus isolate AG05252 chromosome 13, NHGRI_mPonPyg2-v2.0_pri, whole genome shotgun sequence, one genomic interval encodes:
- the TMEM250 gene encoding transmembrane protein 250, whose amino-acid sequence MPVMPIPRRVRSFHGPHTTCLHAACGPVRASHLARTKYNNFDVYIKTRWLYGFIRFLLYFSCSLFTAALWGALAALFCLQYLGVRVLLRFQRKLSVLLLLLGRRRVDFRLVNELLIYGIHVTMLLVGGLGWCFMVFVDM is encoded by the coding sequence ATGCCGGTCATGCCCATTCCGCGGCGGGTGCGCTCCTTCCACGGCCCGCACACCACCTGCCTGCATGCGGCCTGCGGGCCCGTGCGCGCCTCCCACCTGGCCCGCACCAAGTACAACAACTTCGACGTGTACATCAAGACGCGCTGGCTGTACGGCTTCATCCGCTTCCTACTCTACTTCAGCTGCAGCCTGTTCACTGCGGCGCTCTGGGGTGCGCTGGCCGCCCTCTTCTGCCTACAGTACCTGGGCGTTCGGGTCCTGCTGCGCTTCCAGCGCAAGCTGTCggtgctgctgttgctgctgggcCGCCGGCGCGTGGACTTCCGCCTGGTGAACGAGCTGCTCATCTACGGCATCCACGTCACCATGCTGCTGGTCGGGGGCCTGGGCTGGTGCTTCATGGTCTTCGTGGACATGTGA